CTGCAGGCCTCATTGCCATTCGGCTGGCTGAGCGCGGCTGTTGGCGTATCCCCACACCGCTTTGGTGGGAATGGAGTGGTAAGTGCTCTGTGGTCTTTCGACGAACAGCAGGTGCCGCAGTTCCTCGATCGGACCCCATTCCGCCAGCAACCACGCCCGCAGCAGCCAGTCGCCGGGCCCGAGGACCTCTACGGTCTGGTCGAGAACGACCGCACGGTTCAGCAGGGGAAGAATCCGGGGCATCGTCTCGTCCAGACGCTGCCGCACCAGTGTGGACGCCTCGTACGCAGTGTCGTCGTCGGCGATCCGCCACTGGCCGCCAGCCGGCGATAGGCGGGTGAAGCCGAGCCGACGCCGCCAAATGCCGTTTTCGTGCCAGGGCAGCGCCGATTCGGAGCGTCCGTTCCGCTGCCGGTCCCACCCCCACTTGGGTGCCAGGACGAGGGCGACGTTGAGGTAGAAGACCTTCTCGTGCCTGCTCGAGTGCTCCGAGATCTGCACCTCGACGATCAACGCGTCACCATCAGGGGAGAACCGGCGGAAGACGAGCCCTCCCTCACCCTGCTCGAAGCCGTACCCGGCGAGCTGAGCCGCCAGATCCTCGACGAAGCCGTCAAACGACGTCTGCACGGACATCCGCAACTCCCTCCACGCTCGCCGCGACGGCGACGCGTAGATGACCATCCTGCGGCGGCCAAGGCATCGCCGATGGCGCCGACGTCAATGACGATTCCATACTCGTCCGCAGTAGTGACCGAACGGTAAGCATCCCATGGTTTCTCGAACTGGCTGCGGCCACTCCACGAAAGGAGGCACTCATGACCCTCCCACTCGACTTCACGATTGCGGATTATCCCGCATCCCGGAGCGCCCATGAATCAGTACCAAACAGATTTCCCCGATGACCCGGACAACGAATACAATCACGTCGGCAACCGACAGAAGAGAATCGGAAAATATGCACCACCCACCGTGATCACCCCATCTGATCCACCCACAATGAATCCGGCTGCCGCCCGTGTCCTTCTGCGGATAGTCCTCTCCGCATATCGGCGGCTGCCGCACCCCGACAGTGAGGAACGACCACCATGAACTGGAACACCCATCGCTCCGGCGAACCGCCGGCCCGGATGCGTTTCGCCTTCTACGGGCGGGTCTCGACAGAGGACCAGCAGGACCCGGAAGCGTCACGGGCCTGGCAACTGTCCCGGTCACGAGCCCTGATCGAACCGGCCGGCGGACACGTGGTCGAGGAGTTCTTCGACGTCGGCCTGTCCCGCTCACTACCCTGGAAACGGCGCCCTCAGGCAACCCGGCTCCTCGCGGCGCTGCGAGATCCCCGGCGAGGCTTCGAGGCGGTGGTGATCGGCGAGCCACAGCGCGCCTTCTACGGCAACCAGTTCGGGTTGACGTTTCCCCTGTTCGAGCACTATGCCGTCGGGCTGTGGGTGCCGGAGGTCGGTGGAGCCGTCGACCCGGGCAGCGACGCCCACGACCTCGTCATGGCCCTCTACGGCGGCATGAGCAAAGGCGAACGCAACCGCATCAAGGTCCGCGTCCGTAGCGCCATGGCCGCCCAAGCCGCAACCGAAGGCCGGTTCCTGGGCGGAAGCCCTACGGCTACCGCCTCGCCGACGCCGGCCCACACCCCAACCCCGCAAAAGCAGCCGACGGCCGACGGCTGCACCGCCTCGAACCCGACCCACTCACCGCAGACGTCGTCCGACGCATCTACACCGAGTACCTCGCCGGACACGGCTTCTTCGCCATCGCCGAAGGACTCACCCGCGACGGCATCCTCTCCCCCTCGGCCTACGACCCGCGCCGCAACCCACACCGCACCACCACCGCGTGGAGCAAAAGCGCCGTCCGGGTCATCCTCACCAACCCCCGCTACACCGGCAGGCAGGTCTGGAACAAGCAACGCAAGACCGAGATCCTCATCGACGTCGACGACGTCGCCCTCGGACACGAAACCAAACAACGCTGGAACCCCAGCGACGAATGGATCCACTCCGCAGCCCTGGCCCACGAACCCCTCGTCAACGACGACACTTTCAACCGCGCCCAGACCCTGATCGCCGCCGCCGGCAGACGCCCCGACGGAATCAGGAAACCCCGGGCCAGCAGCCGCAACTACGTCCTGTCCGGCCTCCTGCACTGCGGCATCTGCAAACGCCGCATGATCGGCAGCTTCAACAACGACCGCAACAACTACCGCTGCACCTACGCCGCCGAGTACGCCGACGCCAACCGCGTCGCCCACCCCCGCAGCGTCTACGTCCGCGAAGACCACATCCTCGAACAACTCGACCCGTGGCTCGCCAAGGTCCTCTCACCCGACCGACTCACCGACACCGTCCAGGCCATGACCGACGCCCAACACGACGACACCGACCACCAGGCCATCGCCGCAGCCCGGGAAACCCTCGCCACCTGCACCACCCGACTCGACCGCTACCGCGCCGCCCTCGACACCGGCGCAGACCCCGCAGTCGTCACCCGATGGATCGCCGACGTCCAAGCCGAACAGGTAACCGCCGAAGCCGACCTACGCCGCCTCACCGGACGCCGCACCATGAACCCCGACGAGATCCGCCACATCGTCAAGAGCCTGGGAAACATCACCAACGTGCTCCGCGACGCAGACCCCAAAGACAAGGCACGGATCTACCGCGAACTAGGGCTAACCCTGACCTACCGGCCAACCACCCGGATCGTGTCCGCTCAGGCAACCCCAAGTGGATCATGTACTAGTTTGTGTCCGAGGGGGGACTTGAACCCCCACGCCCTATACGGGCACTAGCACCTCAAGCTAGCGCGTCTGCCATTCCGCCACCCGGACCTACTCGCGCAGCCTACCCTGTCGGCGACAGGTGATTTCACCGCCTGTCGCCGGCCCCGGAAAGCCGCACGGGGCATTACTGTACACGTCCCGGTGTGGCCGCGCACATCGCCTTCAGGCCTTCCGGACGGTGTCGGATCCGTCGTGCGCCCACGGCGCACCGGCACCGGTTCCGGCGCCCAATCGGGGTGCGTTCGTGGCCGAAGGCCTACCCGCCCGGACGCTGCGAGCGGGTCTACCCCCGCCCGTTCACCGCCGACGAACAGGACGTCGTTGGCGACGTGGACGGCCATCGCCGGTAGCACGGGTGGGTTCCCCCGCCTCGTCAGATCACAGCCACCGCGAGGCAGGTTCGCGACACAGTGTCGCAACCTTGACGACAGGTTGTCGCATAAGGCAGGGTGCGGGCATGCAGAAGCTGATCGTGGTCACCGGTGCTTCCACCGGCCTGGGTGCCGCCACCGCCCGTGACCTGGCCCGCCGAGGTTTTCACGTACTGGCCGGTGTGCGACGCGATCGCGACGCCGACGCCATCCGCGCGGCCGGCGTCGAGCCGGTCATCCTCGACATCACCAACTCCGAGCAGGTGGCGGCGCTCGCCGCCCGGATCGGCAATGACCCGCGTACGTTGCATGCCCTGGTCAACAACGCGGGGATCCAGGTGAACGCGCCGGTCGAGGCACTGCCGATGGCGCAGTGGCGGTGGGTGTTCGAGGTCAACCTGTTCGGCCACGTCGCCGTCACCCAGGCACTCCTACCCCAGCTGCTGCACGGCAGGGGCCGCGTGATCAACATCAGCTCGATCGGTGGCAAGGCCGCCATGCCGACGTACGGGGCGTACGCCGGTGCGAAGTTCGCCCTGGAGGCGGTGAGCGACGCGCTACGGCGGGAGGTCGCGCCGCTGGGCGTACCGGTGGTCGTGATCGAGCCCGGCGGCGTCCGCACGAAGATGGCCGCCCGGGGGATCGCCACGGCCAACCAGCTGGCCGCCGAGATGACGCCGGAACACCACGCCCGGTACGGCAGCCTGGTCCAGGCGATCAACACGATGATGGACACGGGTACCTCCTCGGGCGTGACCGCCGACGCCGCCGCCCGGGTTATCGCGAAGGCCGTGACGGCCCACAGACCGCGTACCCGGTACACCATCGGCCGCGATGCCGCCCTGGTCATCGGCCTGACCCGGCTGCTCTCCGACCGGATGCTCGACCGCGTCATCGCCACCACCGTGCGCCGCCACTACCCGAAGGCAGCCACCGGATGACCCGCTGCCGTAGGGGAGGATGACCGGATGCCGCGCATCCGGGGAGCCAGCATCGGCCAACACCACGAGCTGGTCTGGGCCGACCTCGCCGAGGCGATGCGGCAACTCCTGCTCGAACGCGACTACGACTCGATCACCATGGGCCACCTCGCGACCCGGGCCGGACTCGCCCGCAACACGCTCTACAACTACGCCCCCGACCAGACAGCGCTGACCCTGGCCCTGACCCAGCGGGTGGGCCAACCCACCGTCGAGCGGGTGGCCACCATCGCCGCACGGACCACCGACCCGGCCGCCCAGCGGCTGCGGGAGATCATCGAAACGGTCCTGACCGCCTTCCAGGACCAGGTCCTACAGCTGATGTTCCGCCCCGGCGTCGGTCCGTCCGACGACGCACCGAAGGGACCGGACAGCCCGTTCCACGCGATAGTCGTCGAAGTCGAAACCGTGGTACGCGACGGCATCGCACGCGGCGAGTTCCACGACGTCGGCGACGTGCACCTGACGGTGGAACTGCTCTCCGGCATCATGCGCGCGGGCGCGGAACGCATCGGCCGAGACTCGACCACCTACCCACCCACGCTCCACGCCGCGCGGGAACTCATCCTCGCCTCCCTCGGCTCCCGTCCGGACCAGCCCTGCGGGTCATAGCCCGTACCCGCTGCGGAAACGGCGGTCCACTGCCCCGGCCGGGCGTCACGGGATCTCCCTGGCCGTCCGTGCCGGTACCGGCGTGACTCCGGCTGGTGGCGCGGCTCGACACCGGCCGGTCGTCGGGAGCAGTGGTTCCGCCAGGAGCAGGAGCAGCGCCAGGGCGGTCAGGGCCGCGCCGAGGAGGAAGCCGGCCCGGGCGTCGAAGGGTGCCAGCAGCAGCCCGCCGAGCAGCGCGCCCAGCGCCACCCCGACGTTGAACGCCGCGGAGTTCGCACCCGATGGGCAGGTTCTCCGTGGTGTTGAAGACGAACGCCGACAGGGCCAGTGCCACCAGGGCGGTTACCCGGCGCCAGAGGTCGGACCGCATACCCGAGAGACCCCTCTCGAAGGAAGGACTCACCCGACGTCCACCCAGTGGCCGCCGTCGAGCCCACGTCACACCAGACCAGCAGAGCGTCACCTGCCGACCCCGTACCCGGCCCATCCGCCCTGATCGGGCCGGTCGACCCCGGTTCCGGCAGGATCACCGGTGGCTCGCGGCTGCGGAGGACGGGTAGCGGGCGGAGGCGTTTCACCGGCAGCATGGGTCGGGTGTCCCACCCCTCTCCCCTGACCGCCGCCCAACGTCGAGCGCTCGCCCTGCGTACCTCCGGTGACCTTGCCCAGGCGCGCGCCCTGTTGACCGACGTCATCGAGTCGGTTCGGCCCCGGTACGGAGGGGACCACGCCGAGGTGCTGAGCACCGCCCGGCTGCTGGCCCAACTGCACCGGGAGGCGGACGATCCGGCGGCGGCCCGGCGGGTCCTGGAGGAGGCGTTCGCCGACGGCGAGCGGATCCGGGACCTGGCGGACCCGCTGATGGTGGCCATCGCCTTCGATCTTGCCTCGGTCGCCGGGGAGCTGGGCAACCGGCACGAGGCCCGCCGCAACTACACCCGGGTGGCCACCCACGGGCCTGCCGCCTTCGGGACGGACCATCCACTGGTCCGGGCCGCCCGCGACTACCTCGGCGACGCCGCACCGACCGTCCCGGTGAGCGACCCCGGTCCCCCACCGCCGGCGCTGCCCGAGCCGCCTCGGACCGCGCCCGGGTCCACTGTCGACTCCGGCGTCACGGCCGGTTCCGGGTCGCCGCAGGTCTCGTCGTCCTGGGCACCGCAACCCGGCACCGGGGCGTGGGCCGACGACCGGCTCAGCCCCGGCACGCCACCCCATCCGGCCACCGGACCTCAGGAGTCCTCCGGACCTCAGCCGCCCACCGAATCGCCGCCGCCCGCCGGACCGCTACCGCCTGCGGTACCGCCTCGGCCCTATCCGGTGCCGTCGCCCCCGACCGGCGCGACACCGGTACACGGCGCGGCGCTACCGATCTCCCGCCCGCCGACGATGCCGGCCGGGCCGGGCCGGACCGTCTCCGCACCACCCGTCCCCGCACCCCCTGTTCCCGCACCGCCCGTCAACGCACCGCCCGTCAACGCACCGCCCGTCAACGCACCGCCGGTCCTCGCACCGCCCACCGGCACACCGTGGGTCAGCACGGACGCCGTCGCCGCGCCGCCCGTCAAGGCAGACGCCGTGGCCGCTCCACCCGTCGGCCCGGACGCCGTCGTCGCACCGCCACCGCGTCCCGGCCCCGCACCGGGACCGGGCCAACCGCCGGTGGTCCGGCAGCCGGACTGGGACGATCCGACGGTCCAGGTGACACAGATCGGGCCGTTGCTGGCCGAGGAGCAGGGCCGGCCCGATGCCGCGTTCCCGGCTGCGGAGCAGACCGTCGCTCCGGTCAGTGGGATACCAGTTTCCGGGGAGCGGGTACCACCCCGGGAGGCGACCGGGCCGCCGTGGCACCGCTCCGCGCCCCGGCCGCCGATCGATCCGCCCGCTGCGACGACGCAGGCAGCACCGCCGGGCCCGGTACCGCACGGGCCAGCGGCACCACACGGGCCAGCGGCAGGGCACGATCCCGAACCCCGGGCGGGAGCCGGTGCGGCACCGGAGTCGCACCAGACGAAGATCGGCCCGGCATCAGACCGGGCGGCCGAGACACCGATGGTGGCCCCGCCGAGCCGGCAGGCCCCGGTGCCGTACCCGGGTGTGGCGCCGGTGGAGTCGTACCCGGGTTATTCGGCGGAGCCGGTGGCGGCGCAGGTGCCGGGGGGTCGCAGCCGGGCGATGGTGGTGCTGGCCGTGGCCGGGACGGTGCTCGCGGTGGCGGCGGTGGTCGGGGTGGGGGTGCTGGTCGTCGGTGGCGGGCCGGCGGCGGGTCCGCAGCCGGGCGCGGGGGCGTCGGTGGGCGCGCCGGTGACCAGCGGGCCGCCACCGGAGGATCTCCGGTTACGTGACGATTCGACCACGATCACGATCACCTGGTCGGATCCGACCGACGGTACGGTGCCGTTCATGGTGGCCGGTGGCCGGTCCGGCAAGCCGCTCGGGGTGATGGCCACCGTGGACCCGGGTGAGACGACGTACACGGTGAACGGGCTGAACTCCAGGATGGACTACTG
Above is a window of Micromonospora yangpuensis DNA encoding:
- a CDS encoding SDR family oxidoreductase; amino-acid sequence: MQKLIVVTGASTGLGAATARDLARRGFHVLAGVRRDRDADAIRAAGVEPVILDITNSEQVAALAARIGNDPRTLHALVNNAGIQVNAPVEALPMAQWRWVFEVNLFGHVAVTQALLPQLLHGRGRVINISSIGGKAAMPTYGAYAGAKFALEAVSDALRREVAPLGVPVVVIEPGGVRTKMAARGIATANQLAAEMTPEHHARYGSLVQAINTMMDTGTSSGVTADAAARVIAKAVTAHRPRTRYTIGRDAALVIGLTRLLSDRMLDRVIATTVRRHYPKAATG
- a CDS encoding recombinase family protein is translated as MAEGLTRDGILSPSAYDPRRNPHRTTTAWSKSAVRVILTNPRYTGRQVWNKQRKTEILIDVDDVALGHETKQRWNPSDEWIHSAALAHEPLVNDDTFNRAQTLIAAAGRRPDGIRKPRASSRNYVLSGLLHCGICKRRMIGSFNNDRNNYRCTYAAEYADANRVAHPRSVYVREDHILEQLDPWLAKVLSPDRLTDTVQAMTDAQHDDTDHQAIAAARETLATCTTRLDRYRAALDTGADPAVVTRWIADVQAEQVTAEADLRRLTGRRTMNPDEIRHIVKSLGNITNVLRDADPKDKARIYRELGLTLTYRPTTRIVSAQATPSGSCTSLCPRGDLNPHALYGH
- a CDS encoding TetR/AcrR family transcriptional regulator; the protein is MPRIRGASIGQHHELVWADLAEAMRQLLLERDYDSITMGHLATRAGLARNTLYNYAPDQTALTLALTQRVGQPTVERVATIAARTTDPAAQRLREIIETVLTAFQDQVLQLMFRPGVGPSDDAPKGPDSPFHAIVVEVETVVRDGIARGEFHDVGDVHLTVELLSGIMRAGAERIGRDSTTYPPTLHAARELILASLGSRPDQPCGS
- a CDS encoding DUF4304 domain-containing protein; the protein is MSVQTSFDGFVEDLAAQLAGYGFEQGEGGLVFRRFSPDGDALIVEVQISEHSSRHEKVFYLNVALVLAPKWGWDRQRNGRSESALPWHENGIWRRRLGFTRLSPAGGQWRIADDDTAYEASTLVRQRLDETMPRILPLLNRAVVLDQTVEVLGPGDWLLRAWLLAEWGPIEELRHLLFVERPQSTYHSIPTKAVWGYANSRAQPAEWQ
- a CDS encoding tetratricopeptide repeat protein, whose amino-acid sequence is MSHPSPLTAAQRRALALRTSGDLAQARALLTDVIESVRPRYGGDHAEVLSTARLLAQLHREADDPAAARRVLEEAFADGERIRDLADPLMVAIAFDLASVAGELGNRHEARRNYTRVATHGPAAFGTDHPLVRAARDYLGDAAPTVPVSDPGPPPPALPEPPRTAPGSTVDSGVTAGSGSPQVSSSWAPQPGTGAWADDRLSPGTPPHPATGPQESSGPQPPTESPPPAGPLPPAVPPRPYPVPSPPTGATPVHGAALPISRPPTMPAGPGRTVSAPPVPAPPVPAPPVNAPPVNAPPVNAPPVLAPPTGTPWVSTDAVAAPPVKADAVAAPPVGPDAVVAPPPRPGPAPGPGQPPVVRQPDWDDPTVQVTQIGPLLAEEQGRPDAAFPAAEQTVAPVSGIPVSGERVPPREATGPPWHRSAPRPPIDPPAATTQAAPPGPVPHGPAAPHGPAAGHDPEPRAGAGAAPESHQTKIGPASDRAAETPMVAPPSRQAPVPYPGVAPVESYPGYSAEPVAAQVPGGRSRAMVVLAVAGTVLAVAAVVGVGVLVVGGGPAAGPQPGAGASVGAPVTSGPPPEDLRLRDDSTTITITWSDPTDGTVPFMVAGGRSGKPLGVMATVDPGETTYTVNGLNSRMDYCFTVLAVYSTEAFATSGQVCTERRRTSPPG